The Pseudomonadota bacterium DNA segment ATATATTAAACATCGTTTAACAAAAGCAGGTTTAAAGGAAGGTCAGGTTTATTCAGTTTTCAACAAAAGCGCTCTTCAACTCATAATACAACAATCAAAAGGTATTCCAAGAATCATAAATATTCTCTGCGATAATTCCCTTATTACCGGTTTTGGTCATCAACAATATCCTATTACATCAAAAATTGTAAATGAAGTTATTTCTGATTTTTACGGCAAACAAGAACATACATATTTTTTTAAGTGGCAGCATGCTGCCCTGGCCGCTTTACTTCTCCTGCTCTTCGCCTTCTTGATGTCGTCTTACAGGAATACACTGACATCAATGCTTACTGATTTATTCTGGAGGCAAAACAAAGCGGTTGTTGCCGTAGAAGAGATGAAATCTACGGCAACCGCTAAAGCCAACATTAAACCTGTAATACAAAAGAAGGAACCGGACATTCCGAAACAAATTCAGGAGGAAGATCAACCGGATGTGCCCGTAATCAAGATCATTGGAAAGGGAGACAACCTTATCCAACTAATAGAAGATGTATATGGTATTAAAGACAGAAAATTTATTGATAAAAAACTGATGGAATTCATCAGGAAGAATAATCCGCACATAAAAGATATGAACAAAATTTTAGTGGGTGATAAGATTGAATAACAGAAAGTCAAATTAAAACAAAGGATAGTTTTTGAGCAAAATCTTTGAAGCATTAGAACATGCCAGACAGAAACTGAGGCATTCTCGTACAACTTCATCCGTTCCGGAGGCTTCAAGGCT contains these protein-coding regions:
- a CDS encoding AAA family ATPase; this encodes MYLNYYGLKQEPFHITPDPAFLFLSNSHKQALASMMYAIEKKKGFAAITGGVGVGKTTILRSYLDRMDHEHLKLIYIFNPNIPFKSLVAVILQELGSKPATYDISDMVHQLHLVLIDEYGAGRDVIVIIDEAQNMPIETLENLRMLSNLETSTDKLIQIILIGQSEFDEILNKYELRQLKQRIAIRSIIAPLPPEESLAYIKHRLTKAGLKEGQVYSVFNKSALQLIIQQSKGIPRIINILCDNSLITGFGHQQYPITSKIVNEVISDFYGKQEHTYFFKWQHAALAALLLLLFAFLMSSYRNTLTSMLTDLFWRQNKAVVAVEEMKSTATAKANIKPVIQKKEPDIPKQIQEEDQPDVPVIKIIGKGDNLIQLIEDVYGIKDRKFIDKKLMEFIRKNNPHIKDMNKILVGDKIE